The region AAGGCTGAATAATTCATTTGATGGTGTAGATACAGCAGTATACTGAAacaattctgtttcttcttttcctcccttatCTTTTATGTCCTCCCTTTGTCATGGAAATTAGGCATAGTAGTGGTTGCTACCTGGCTCTCAAGGCTAACTAACTTTGGAGAGTTTAAGACTGAAATGGGCAGGAGGGGCAGCCCTGGCCTTGAAGAATTAGATTACAATGTGTGCTTTGTATTTATAAGGCTAAAGAAATTTCTAAGTGCCATTTGCAGAAGTACCTCTAACTGTCAAGCTCTGTTTGTTGCTATGCTGGCCCCTCCATAACACTTTTAGGCTAGAGCCAGAGTGGTTTTTGGAAAATTAGTAGTAGTGGATTTTAGAAAATCACCCCACATCAAGAGGAAGTATCTTTGCAGTTTGACTTTTGGTAGTTGCTCTCTTTTTTGTCTGAGTGTTTTCCAGATCCTAGGGCTTCTTGTTTCTCTTGAAGCACACTTCTGATTCAATTAATGTACCTGGAGTGGTAGTTGGAAACTTTCTACACTTTAAGATGTATGTAAAATTGACTTAAACCCTCATTCCACATGGAGGAAGTTCCATTGTTTTTCCCTAGATTTTTGCAGGTTCCTACATGGATGGTGCATGAGTATAAAGTTTATATGGTTACTTTTGACACCCATTTCCTACTGTTGTTAGCTAACTAAAATTACCACCTGGAGGTGAATAAGCAGTTCAGACCTATCATTCCCAAAGAATTATCATGGAGcctaatattaaataattctattatagTCATTCCTTTGGTTAAGGTACTACTTCAGGGTCTTTTTTAATACATGTATGTTATCCAGTAGGGATTATCTTGCCCACAAATTAGTTGATTATTTTAGTAATTCTTTTAGTAGGTTCTAAAGAAAATGGACAATTACACAAGTTAATTTAGTGGAAGACAGTCACTGAAGAGAATGCATCTGGGATTGTTTGAGAACAAGAGTGAAATTGGTAGGGAAGAGAGAGGCCCCAGTGGCAAACAGCCTCCTTTAGGCAGCAGCAAGAGTTTGAGAGACagtggcttatttttctattgtgagAGAAGGAGTCTTAATACCATTTCCATAATGTATAACCTAGGATTTTCACCCTCTCGGTACTGTTGAGATTTATGGAACCAAAAACACTTACAGCCCTTCCTTTATAGCCAAGATTTTACCTCTAGAGCTAAGCTATTCCACATAGGGGAACCCTTTAAAATATCATTCCATAGGCCCAAGTTCTAAGATGTCAAAATTTAGGGAAGCACTTCTAACACCTTGAAGAGTACTTACTCATTCTTGGTTCacccattttctttcattctctctccctagataaataaatatctctatttatgtgcatatatggaagtaaaactcaatggaaatcaagcaggcaggaagggagaggagatgggtaaattcatacctaatgggtacaatgcacactatctgggtgatgggcacacttgtaacattgactcaaattgtacaaaagcaaattatgtcaccaaaatgtttgtacccctgtaatattctgaaatttttaaaaaattaaaaaaaaattcaactatcCCCCACTatttaaatgttactttatatAATTGTGATCAAAGTATAGATGAAAATCTCTGACTATGTTTTATTCAACATTATTTCATACATAATTTCTCAGGTTTCtaaatactttccatttttataatttttgaaattgtaaTAGTCATTTGagtcaaaatattataatttgctttattttgtgtgtgttttattcatttggaTATTATTGTCCCATTCTCTTCTTTGGTTTATGGTTGCTAAGGAGCTTTCAGTCCAATTGTCATTGTTTTGCAAgtattctttcttcattatttaaagaataatctatttgattcctttttgtaagtttgaaaaaatgtatactttatgTTTGGGTAGATTCACCACAATATTTCTaggtgtatatttattttcatttattttgcttggtACTTTGAATGCACTTTTGATCTGAGGATTCATGTCTTTCTCCAATTTTGGAGATtcacaaactttatttttcagatattgcTTATCTACCATTCTCTTCTTCTAGAAATGACTAAATCTCCTCAGACTAATTCTTTATGAATCTtaatctgtttttctgtttttatcttttgtttcctCTGTACTAATCCTGGGTGAATTTCTCAGTACTGTCTTCCAATTCATAATTCTCTCTTTAACTATATTTAATCCAGATTTTATTCTACCTGTttagtttttgttctgtttttttatttttttaaatttttttatttcagaatttcatGGGGGcacatacattttggttacataatttactTTTGCACAATTTGAGTGGAAGTTATAAATATGCGCTTCAgtcagttagtgtgcattgtacccattaggtgtgattacCCAAcccatcctccccactcccacctacttgattctccatgaattttacttccatacaTGCACATAGAATTCattgattagtttcaatttagtattTAGTAcatgtggttgtttttccattcttgcactACTTCACTaagaagtttttttcttaatctttgttGTTAATTTCAAAAACTGCTAATATATTCACAATCatattattgttgaattttccctatttttattttataattttttataatttttaataaattattccttcaaatatctttttgaggatcctaaatatacttattttaaaatcttttggggGGTAAATTTATccataaattattgattttatgtcCATAGACATTGTTAcctatcattaataataataatgctaaaaataaacaaaaaactaaaaataagtaaCTCAAATGCTTACTACAGGCAGTATTAACTCAAATACTAActcaaatattaactcatttaatcatcacaacaacctTAAGAAGTAGGTATTATTGCTCCTGTTTTTCACAAGAAGAAGTTGAGACATGagaaagttaagtaatttgcccacaGTAACATAGATAGCTAATAGTTGAGCTGAGATTAAACTCATGCTGTCCAGAATACATACTCTTAACTACAATAGTATACTGCCCTATGGCATTCTTTTGTATAGATGTATCATTATTCATTAAACCATATAATTTTTTCCAGTGTTCTTATGAACAATGGATATCTGTGTACATCCAATTTTGTGCACTTGTATCTTTTTGTAGCATGAATTCCTAGAAATTGAATTGCTAAATCAAAAGATTGAGCTCatagtttattttcttacatattacTGATTATCCTCCAAAAAGGTTGTACCAATTTagaatttttccaacagcacAGAAGGGGACCCATTTCCCCACACTTTCACGGACACTGGGCATCactagtattttttaatatctgccaATCAGATAGGCAAAAAGAAGGTATCTCATTGAGGTTTAAattacatttctctgattattattgagattgtttcattcatttcttcaataagtatttactgggtgcttaatatttatttgtaaggGACAGTTGTAGGAACTAGAAATTTCACAGTGAGGAAAAGTGACAAAGCCCCTGCTGTCATGGAGCTTATTCCAATGGGAGATGTCAGGTGCTCAGCTGATCTGGGAGAGAGAACTCTGAGCTATCAGGTGTCAGAGGAGCTGATTATAGCAGcaagacaaaaatgaaagagTTCAGCTTTTCATCTCTTACTAGGATGGTATAACCAAGAGGCTAAAATAGGAAGAAGGGCGGACTCCCCCACTTCCATTTTCCCCCATGGAATGGTAACACCAGTAAGGCCGATCAGTGCAGATGTTGGGGGAGTTCAAAACAAAAGGCTCTGGCAGTTTTATGGATCCAGGGCTGGAGGGATCCAAGGGTAGGGAGAACCAGGGGAGAAAGGTGGGGGAGGTAGGGTGGGACTGGAAAAGTACTGGTACTGAGTCACAGTGGGACAAAGTGTCTTCAGGCTTTCCGCTCGTCCCCCTGATAAAGGAGGTTTCAGCAGAGGTTCCGGAGGCCCAGATAAAGAGACTTAGGGATGAAGGTATCTGGGCTGGGACTGCAAGTATGTCAGAGAGCACGACTGACCAGAGGGCTGAGACTTTGACTGCAACTCCCTTCAGAGACGGCCACTCATGCACCTAGCCTGGTGTGGGAAGGGCAGCTGCCACCATGAGAGTTGTCAGGGCAAGCCTCTGTAATTACCTATGCTCAGGCCTGAGAAATCACACATAGGTGTTTAACCAGGAGCCAGACTCCTCAGGAGAGACAGGTGATAACCAGACATACTACATCACATCATGTCACAGTAAGTGCCACAGTAAAAAATAAGTCAGCATAAGGGACAGAGAGTGACAAGGATGTTATCTCTTCAATGGGACAGTCATAGAAATCTCCCTGGGAGGTAGCACTTGATGAGAGACCTACATGAAGTAAAGGAGTAACCATGAGACTGTGTGAAGGAAGAAATTTCCAGACGGAACAATAAGAATTCTTGAGAGAATGTCTCTGGCCTTCTGGAAGCATGGCgaggaagccagtgtggctggggcaGAGCAAGTGAGGGAAAGAGGTTTCACAGGTACCTGGGACCAGATTACAGGAGGCCTTGCAAGCCATGGAAAGAATTTTGGATTTAGTTTTCAGTGGGGTGGGAAGTCATTGGTGGCTTTAGAACAGAGAATTAAGTGATCAAAGATATTTGTAAAGAATCATTTTGGCTTGAGAAACTAGATTTGGGGGCCAGGATGGAAGCAGGCATATCAGTTAGGAAGCAATTACAATTATCCAGTGAAGAGATAATGGGGGTTTGGCTTAAGGTAGGCTCTGCAGATGCGGTGACAATTGTTCTGATTTATAATCAATGAGGAGAGGTGGTGCAATTGATGGAGGGGTGGTAGTAATGTATGAAATGAAATGACAGGAGGTGAGATGCTTGAATTGAGACTTTTGAGGGGCTGCAGTGGTAAAAATATGGTCTGGGGTCTGGTTTAGGGAGGAGATGGCTGAGGTGGAGTAGATGACCAGACATTGGGGAGCCGAAGGACAAGAAAGTAAGAGGCCAGGGTGCTGTGCACATGAGGCTGGGTAATGACAGCAGCAGTGGAGAAGATGACAGCAGCAGCAGAGAAGATGACAGCAGCAGCCAGGAGCCCATATCTCCAGTGAATAAGGGGATATCTGGGGGGAAGATGGATAACGTCAGCAATGAGGAAAAGTGGGTGCTATAGTCCCATGGCTTGTGCTTCAAAGGAGCTGGGTTTTTAAACATACAATCTCGTGTTCTACATGTTATATTATACTTGCTATATTTCAGTAGATCATATTTCATGTAACATAGCATATgttgtatattttctaaaatacagatATTATGTATCTGTATAAAATGTACagaattatacatatatttatctatatataggATGCATGGTGAGCGTGAAATGAATGCAAAGCTAATCTTAACAGAAATATCATCCAAGCCAGGAAAACTCCTAAAGAACCATCTGCTCTATGACAGAAAAGCTCTCTTTAGTAACCTAAAAGATAACATCCTGAAGGTCTCTGGATAAATACAAAATTCTTTTGCTCCCATTGCCCCTTTCTCGTTGTGCGATAACTGCCTCTGCCCACACCCTTTTCTTAACATATTAAAGTTCAGCTCTGGCTATAGTAATTCCAGATCTCCTCAGGCACACTTGCACAGAACCTCTCTTGGGCATTTTCTACAGATGATTTAGATGATCACAGACAGCAACAGGTGAGGGAATCATTTATTGAGAtagaggagaggagggtggaaggggaggaagagagtaCCTGTTGCTGTCTAGATGGAGGCGTCCAGCAGGTATCTGGAACTCTCGTGAAAGTTATGGGCTGGCAATAAGCATCTGTGCATTATTAGCTCATTCCTGGCAGTTGAATTTGTAGGTGTAGAGGAGAAAAAACAGGAACAGTATGGAGAGTAAGGAAACCAAGAATAGGCACTCAAGGTCAGCAGCATTTAAGGAGTGATCAGAGAAAACTAGCCAGGAAAGCAGAGATTGGGGAAGAACAGAGCATTTCAAAAGGAGAGATACCAACAGTGTTGCATTCCACAGAGTGGTCACATGAGGCCTGAAAAGAGCCCGGGCTTGGCAGCGTTGGAGTCATGACAACCTTTGTCAGGGTAGTTTCAGAGAAGAGGcatgggtgggaggatgggagtGAAGGCACCAGTTGCTGCTTACTCTTTCTGGGAGTTTGACTCCACGGGAAAGAGAAACTAAAAGCAGTAGCAAAGGGCATGTGTTTGAAGTAACTGCTGTGAGGAAGGGTCAGGGCAGCCAGCCCGGTGAGCGGCCCCAAGGCCTTGCTAAGTGAGATTGGACACTACAGATTTGTAATGTCACCAGTCTGCACAAATGGATAATTTCCTCCAGGAGTGCTCAGCCACTCAGTTGTAATGACAGATATGTAGATCGGAAGTAGAGTATGCTCAGGATGCACTCTACAGAAACAAAGAGGCATGTTTATTGAAGTCGTGGCAAGGAATAATTAAAATGGCATACTATTGCCGTGTTGTCCAATATTAAGCCACTAGCCATAGATGATTAAATTCCAACtaattgaaattaaataagacttaaaattcagtttctcagtcataCTAGATACAtatcaagtgctcaatagctacagtggctggtggctgccataTTGCTCAGCACAGCGAAAGAACATTTCCACAAGGAGTTACCTTGGAAAACACTGTGTAGACTAGATAAAGCTGAGGTCTCAATGAAGCTGAACAACAGATGTAGAGGTAGTAAGCACAAGCAAAACCTGAAGAAATAGCAGCAGGTGGTAGACAGAGATGAGCATATTGAGATTAAATTTCTGGGGGTTGGGCAAATCCAGTTGTTAGGTGGCCTGAGTTCTGGGGTCATAATAGGGGAGACCTGAAGCTACTGAGGGAAAACAGATCTTGAGCAAAATCTTCCCCAGATGGTCAGAGAGGGGATTAGCAGGATGCCCCATTGCCTAGCTCTGAGTGAGATCATGGAAGCCAGTGGTTGGTGAAGAGCTACAAAGGGTAAGTTGTGAAATACTTTCAGTTCCACTCAGAAGGGGTTTCAGAGTGATTTCCACCCCATGTTGAGTAGAAAAGGTGGTGGGAGGAACCAAGGGAAACGAATTTGTCCCGTCATTTGCTAACCACTCCggagacagaagcagagattCTGTACAGCAGCTGCTCACATTGATGCTCTGCTCTggttgaaatgcagattctgactcgGTAGGTCTTGGGTGAGgccagagattctgcatttcaGACCAGCTCCCAGGGGATGCCAATGCCATTGGTCCATAGGTCACAGTTACAGTTGGTAGTTAGAGAGGGGAGCAGTTCGATGGGTGGAAGAGAGAGCCCTTGTAATCTGGGGAGAATGGGCCTGGTTCAGAGAAGTTGGTCTGTGAGTAAAGAGAGtagtgggaaggagggaaggtacTGTGAGGGtctgcagaggaaaaaaaaagtaaatcaagaaGCCTGAAGGCAAAGGGCAAAGTGATTTCTAGGTCCAGAAGACACAACTGACAGCTGAGTAATAACTTAACATCGAACGTTAATTGGCAGAATTTTCAACTCTGTGTTTGGTTTCTCCATTAGGTCATTTGCCATGTATCATAAAGCAAATTAGAACTAAAACAGAATTTTTCCCAGAGACAGTGCTAGAAGCTTTTACAGTAGGTGGCACTCTTGCATTACATTAAGAGCTTAGCAAAGAGAAGTAGAAACCTGGAATTTGCCTTGTAAGGTAATTACAGACTATGGTAAATCTTCCTTAGGGCTCCCTTTCACTATCTGAGTACCTACATagattttttccttctccctcccacatAGGCGTGCATCCTGTGCAGATGGTGTGTTTTATTCTTCAAGGGCTTCCCGGGGTTCTAGTGAGTGTAATGCAATAAGCAGTGGTTCAAATTTATGCCAACTTTCACCGATGCCTGGAGTCTGCTTCCCTTAGAGTTCAAGACCACCACCAAACCCTTGATTATGTGTTCTGGAGTCAACTGAATTTCTCCCCCATCAAAACCACTTTGAGGCCCGGTGTGGTggcacccctgtaatcctagcactctgggaggctgaggcgggtagattgcttgaggtcaggagttcgaaaccagcctgaccaagagcgagaccccgcttctaccataaatagaaagaaattaattggccaactaatatatatagaaaaacttagccgggcatgctggcgcatgcctgtttgccagctactcgggaggctgaggcagcaggattgcttgagcccaggagtttgaggttgccgtgagctaggctgacgccacagcactcactctagcctggacaacaaagcgagactctgtctcataggaaaaaaaacaacactttcAATGAAATTCCTCTCATCTCTCTTACCAACCCATCCCCTCCCTTATTGTTAACATCCCTTCACTGAAATCCTGAATGATGAAATTGTGTTTAGAACTGACTCTAACTTCCTCCCTAAGGTGGCAGCTACCTTGATGTTAACTAAGAAACAGCATTCCCACCACCCATGCCCTGTACTTCTTACCCACCACGACCTACTTTCTTTGCCAAGCCTCGAGTAACTGTATACATTTTCTGAGTTCAATCACATTTAAGGAGTTGGGAGGCCCAAATTCATCTCACAAACTGCAATATGCTCTCAGGAACCAAAGCCTTTCTCTGAACTCTTCCAGCATGTTCCCTGTAGGTTGTGAAAATTTCCAGGGGCAGCATATACTGGGAGCAGCAAGCTCGTAGTGCCTGGGTTTTCCCAATACTCCTAAAGCACATTGTCAACTTCCCACCTATGATTCACTTCCAGCATTTCATTCATGTGCCTTAAATGATCTCTGACAGCCACAATCCCAAAAGAACCATCATGTTTGCCCAGTTCTCTTTCTGACCCCTGCGAGAGCTCAGAGAGGTCACTGAGAATAGAGGCCTTGGTTCACTGTTTGAGGCATTTCCAAACCAGCTGACATCCTTAGAGGTGCTTGCCATGGGAGCAGCAGCTATGGGGGATGTTTGAATTTCAAAGATATTACTCAATGTGATCCCCAATTAATGAGGCATAATAGAGAAGAGCTATCAAATGTATTACTGCTGTCAGCAATCTTTTCAACACAGCAGGTGGTGAATGAGTTGTCTAACTCTGCTGCTTTTCCCAATTCTAGGATTTAAATTTATAGAACCCTAGTACTAGAAAGACCTTTAGAACATTTAATCTCCCccttcatttaacagatgaggaaactgagacttataAAGGTTGCAGTTTACATAAGGTCATATGTTCAGTTAGCAGTGATGCAAGGACAGAAGTCCTGATCTCCAGGTGCCTAGCATATTTGCACAGTTCCAGAGCTTATTATCTAGTCCTTCAATATCATTACTGATAAGATAGCATCTAGGTATTGTGTAAAgataaatgaagttatttttattctacCCTCTTGCTTCTCCTTCCCTGATccctacttttccttttttaggtGCTTCTTCCCTGAAGATTAAGGCTTATTTCAATGAGACTGCAGACCTGCCATGCCCATTTACAAACTCTCAAAACCTAAGCATGAGTGAGCTGGTGGTGTTTTGGCAGAACCAGGAAGCATCAGTTCTGTATGAGCTATACTTAGGCAAAGAGAAACCTGACAATGTTAATCGCAAGTATATGGGCCGTACAAGTTTTGATCGGGAAAATTGGACCCTGCGACTTCACAACGTTCAGATCAAGGACCAGGGCTCATATCAATGCTTCATCCATCACAAAAAGCCCAAAGGAATGATTCTCATCTATCAGATGAATTCTGACTTGTCAGTGCTTGGTATGTGGTCAATGGTGTGTTCTGATTCTTGACTTTCTCAAATGAGACTGCAAATGAATAGGGAAACATTCAAGTTGGGGGAGAGGAGGTTTGAGGAGCCCAGGGGAGAAGGAGGCCTATACAGAGAAAGTTCTCTAACAGCCATTTCTGGGGAAGTCCATTTGAAGGGAGTTCAGAGTCTGGAAGTAGAGAACTGAAAGTCCTTTGTACTTTTCATAGTCTGCTTCTAAAGGATCAGTAAGAATCTGCTCTGGAGACAAAACAGAGCTAAGTAAACAAAGGTAATGTATATGGCTAAGGGAAAACCATGGGTAATTTGGCCATTACTAAGTTTATAGAACCATGTAGGCCTCAAAtcttttacattcattttctccTATGGTCCAAGATTTTTCACCTTCTAAATCTTTGCCTGGAACTCCTAGGAAGGGTGACAGCTGACTGATTTGGGTTTTCCCTGCAGCCTCCTATAGATTGCTTATGAGTTGTGTGCTGCTACAACCATTGGCCTGGTAGACAGAAGAGAAATAACCCAACAAACATAGTCCCACAAACTGACAAACCAGCTCCTCTGCTTCACCAGACTTTAAAAGGTCTAACTGTcactacagatttttttaaacagtaaaattaattttttgttttggtatacAGTTCTATCAGTTTTATAGATTACATATAGATTTACGTAACTACCATTATTAACAGGATATAGAACATTCCGATCACCCTAAAAAATTGCTTCATGCTATTCCTTTATAGAGTCATACTCTCTCTGTATCCATAACCCTTGTTTTGCACCctgtagttttgtctttttgagaatgTCACAGGGAGCCATACAGTATATAACTTTTTaagactggcttcttttattcagtATGCCTTTGAGATGCATTCAAGTTGTTGCTTGTCtcaaaagtttgtttctttttattgctgagtagccttttattgtttatccattcaactcAACAAaagacattgggttgtttccagtttgggtcCATTATGAATAGAGCTGCcgtgaacattcatgtgcaagtttttgtgtgaattcAAGTTGCCATTTCTTTAGAGTAGATACCAGCATGGTATTACTGGATCCAAGTTAATTTCTGATGAAACTGGAAAATGCAAATCCATGTCTATTCTGAAACCACAGTGTAGAACACAAGCAAAAGTAGAAATGGAATGGAGAGCTGCTCCCTTGAACCCTATGTGATTCAAACCAGGCTGCAGGGCTTTTGAAACATTTAACTAACTGCCAAATCAGTGTTTTCAAAATGTGGCCAGGTACTATTGGAAGAACATAGTATATTTTAGGTGGGACAcagataaacatttttaacagttttatgaTTGTTTTAATGTGTATTATAAAAACTATAACTACCTTATACCAACCTGTGATTTCACAAATATTGCTAATAAGGCTAAATAAGGTCTGAAAACCCAGCTTCTGTAGGCCACATGAAGTATAAGAAGAATGCTCAAATAGTATGTTGATAAAGGAAAACCTGTAAAGATGATATGCAATGATTGACATTTTAGAAACAACATACTAAATTATAAATGAGTATGTAGTACCTGTAAACTTCCTAGTTACTATAGAAGAGCAAGAGATTTAGTTGGCAGAAGGTACATGAGCCAGGTCTAGGGGCAAGGTGCCAATAATCCTCAACCACTAGAAAATATGAATGGCAAACGAGGGCAAGAGAAGCAGTGTGTTCATCAAGATCATGTATTTTTCCCTAAAATGACTGGATTTGGCCTTCATCTTATAGCATGTTATGAAGATGCCTTGACTGGTGAAAGACCAGTATTCTGAATTTCTAAACCCAAAATCCCCACCCACTCACCTACCACCATCCTGTGTGGGTTTCTGAAAGGTATGACCCAGAGCAAGCTAGCACCATGAATTTGGTTACTTTCTGGTGAGATTTTAGCTTGTCCCTTTCTGCTCTTAATCTGGTGAACTGGAATGTACCCAGTGGGAACCTAGACCCTAGAATCAGCCCACTTCTCCTTTCAAAGGCTCTACTCCCTGAAATAGTGTCTTCATTGTAAATCTTTGGTGACTTGGTTTCAGCCTTAGCTGTCACTCAGAGAGCACTCCCTTGATTTGGATAATCAGGAAGCAAGCATGGCTCAAAactctattctttaaaaataaatgtgaggtCATTATGTGGCTCTCACATTGAAGTGAGGCCCACATTTTAGATTCCCTGGGGCTCCCAGGTGTTCCCCAGTGAGCCCCAGATCAAGtatctaattattttctgttctcttctaGATATATCTAAACTTAGActgattggttttttttttttttgtatctttattctgttttcagcTAACTTCAGTCAAcctgaaataatagaaatttctAATATAACAGAAAATTTGTACAGAAATTTGACCTGCTCATCTATACAAGGTTACCCAGAACCTAAGAAGATGAGTTTTTGGCTTAAAACTGAGAATTCAACTACTGTGGATGATGGTGTCATGCACAAATCTCAAGATAATGTCACGGAACTGTACAACGTTTCCATCAGCTTGTCTGTTTCACTCTCAGCTGTTACAAGCAATATGACCATCATCTGTGTCCTGCAAACTGAGCCAATGAAGACAGAGCTTTTCTCTTCACCTTTCTATATAGGTAAAGCCACTTCCCAAgactatttctttcatcagatatTATACACAAATGCTGAATGCAGGTCATCCAGTGCACCCTGCTTGTTAGGAAACCTCCAATGGGGCCATTTTATGTTGCTGTTAGGAAAGACCCAGCTAGAGGGCTCCTGCTTCACCCAAGTAATGTAGAGACCTTGGTTAGGAAATGCAGGATCCTTCCAGGCTAGAATTCTTCTgttaattaaaacacacacacacaggcatgcacgtgcacacacacacacacacacacacactatatatgcatcacacacacacaccatacatgcatacatacagtACTTGTTAAGAGTACAGAACCATTCTAGACATTATTGGTTGCAGGGGTGAAAAGTAAAAGGTGTAAAACATCCTCTCTGCCCTTGAGGACCTTCCTATAGAATCAGAACTCCATGATGgaaaactggattttaaaaaggttaaactGGAATCTAAACTATATTCCATGGAAATATTtgactaaatttaaaaacaaaagcaactaaAAGTTTTATGGGCATTCAGAGGCAGGCAAGATCCTTGAGGGTCGGAGAAGGCTTCCTAAAGGAAGGGGGACCTTATAACACCACAAAAGAAATTGTTGGGATTGATAAGTGAGAAGACATTCTAGATGACGGGTTTCCCAAATTTCAGTGATTTCCTAAGCAGAAAAATGTTGAGACACTATCTGGGCTCTGCAGGTAAGAGGACCACAGTGGATAGCCATATCTGACATAAGTGCAGGAGGTGTGTCAAAGCAAGACTCTGAGGCAGAAATGCTTGTGACATGTTCATAATGTGCGGCGGGGACCAGTTCACTGGAGGAAAGGGTTGAAAATAACCAATGACCACTAATAGGAGCCTGACATTTTAAAGTCCTGGCTTTGCCCCAGAGGGCATATATCCAGATGTGAGACTTTCCTTTGGAGAAGCAATAACTGTAAGAATCCCTCCTGGAATAAAGGTCCTCTGCACCCACCCTGCCCTGTCACTGGTTGTGGTTGACCTTGACCCCTGCATCTGCCTTCCACTTGCCTTGGCCCCCTTTCCAGCCCTGACTGCTTGGCTTGCCCATTCCACTGACATCCATCCAATTTCTCACTCCATCTCCAGGTGTCTCATTGTTCAGACAAAACTTGGCCTATGGACATACTCTATGGACAGC is a window of Microcebus murinus isolate Inina chromosome 1, M.murinus_Inina_mat1.0, whole genome shotgun sequence DNA encoding:
- the CD86 gene encoding T-lymphocyte activation antigen CD86 isoform X4; translated protein: MELCRFLFVAVFLLLPGASSLKIKAYFNETADLPCPFTNSQNLSMSELVVFWQNQEASVLYELYLGKEKPDNVNRKYMGRTSFDRENWTLRLHNVQIKDQGSYQCFIHHKKPKGMILIYQMNSDLSVLANFSQPEIIEISNITENLYRNLTCSSIQGYPEPKKMSFWLKTENSTTVDDGVMHKSQDNVTELYNVSISLSVSLSAVTSNMTIICVLQTEPMKTELFSSPFYIDPKDPQLQPPDYTVWIATAIAPLAIGLLLITYLIRQKRKKKRQPGVSNECEILKMERGESEQTQKRVNIHVPKRSDEEFQCVVNSLEITSGDKSATHF
- the CD86 gene encoding T-lymphocyte activation antigen CD86 isoform X2 — encoded protein: MGVGDSTMELCRFLFVAVFLLLPGASSLKIKAYFNETADLPCPFTNSQNLSMSELVVFWQNQEASVLYELYLGKEKPDNVNRKYMGRTSFDRENWTLRLHNVQIKDQGSYQCFIHHKKPKGMILIYQMNSDLSVLANFSQPEIIEISNITENLYRNLTCSSIQGYPEPKKMSFWLKTENSTTVDDGVMHKSQDNVTELYNVSISLSVSLSAVTSNMTIICVLQTEPMKTELFSSPFYIDPKDPQLQPPDYTVWIATAIAPLAIGLLLITYLIRQKRKKKRQPGVSNECEILKMERGESEQTQKRVNIHVPKRSDEEFQCVVNSLEITSGDKSATHF
- the CD86 gene encoding T-lymphocyte activation antigen CD86 isoform X1 yields the protein MFVDGAVFGGFLRALHSLSEGAFVVIFISGNAHLPAEVIWKQVSTLALSAVVFLFSQFPFLYASSSLSPEVVFLSTRSFRRHGEHAKAPFGLFLVPRFHVPRECCCASSLKIKAYFNETADLPCPFTNSQNLSMSELVVFWQNQEASVLYELYLGKEKPDNVNRKYMGRTSFDRENWTLRLHNVQIKDQGSYQCFIHHKKPKGMILIYQMNSDLSVLANFSQPEIIEISNITENLYRNLTCSSIQGYPEPKKMSFWLKTENSTTVDDGVMHKSQDNVTELYNVSISLSVSLSAVTSNMTIICVLQTEPMKTELFSSPFYIDPKDPQLQPPDYTVWIATAIAPLAIGLLLITYLIRQKRKKKRQPGVSNECEILKMERGESEQTQKRVNIHVPKRSDEEFQCVVNSLEITSGDKSATHF
- the CD86 gene encoding T-lymphocyte activation antigen CD86 isoform X3; translated protein: MDPRCTMELCRFLFVAVFLLLPGASSLKIKAYFNETADLPCPFTNSQNLSMSELVVFWQNQEASVLYELYLGKEKPDNVNRKYMGRTSFDRENWTLRLHNVQIKDQGSYQCFIHHKKPKGMILIYQMNSDLSVLANFSQPEIIEISNITENLYRNLTCSSIQGYPEPKKMSFWLKTENSTTVDDGVMHKSQDNVTELYNVSISLSVSLSAVTSNMTIICVLQTEPMKTELFSSPFYIDPKDPQLQPPDYTVWIATAIAPLAIGLLLITYLIRQKRKKKRQPGVSNECEILKMERGESEQTQKRVNIHVPKRSDEEFQCVVNSLEITSGDKSATHF